The genomic segment CGACCTTCTCGTGGTGGGGCGCGTGGCTCAACGACAACCCGTCCAAGATCGTCATCGCACCGAAGAACTGGTTCGCCCCCGGCAAACCCTGCAACGCCGATCTCTGCCCCCCCGACTGGGTCCGCCTCTGAGCACCCCCTGCCCTTTTCTGCACAGCACCCACATAAGGCGAGACAGCCCGCAAGGGCTGGCGAGCACGCTTTCCCACGCCACCAAAAATCTCTAAACCCCAAGCATGAGCCCCGCCCCCGACATATCGCAGGCCCGCTTCCGGCCCGAGACCGTGCACAAGCGCGATGTCTTCTCGGAAACCGTCTCGGGCACCCTCGACGGGGTCGAGGATTTCCCCGTCGTCCTGCGCAAGCTTGATGGCGTACCGCTCTGGGCCAAGCCGCTCGCCTGGGCCCTCGCCCGCCGTGAAATTCGCGGGCTCAGGGCAGTACAGGGCATCGAAGGCTGCCCCGTCCTCGTCCGTGTCGACCGCACCGGGCTCCTGCGCAGCTGGACCAAGGGCACCCCCCTCCACCTCGCCAAGCCAACCGACGCCGCATGGTACAAGGACGCCAAGCGCCTCCTCCGTGAAATGCGTCGCGCCGGGGTCACCCATAACGACATCGCCAAGCCCCAGAACTGGCTGATGACGCCCGAGGGCCGCGCCGCCGTCATCGACTTCCAGCTCGCGTCCGTCCACCGCCACCGCGGCCGCCTCTTCCGCACCATGGCCCGCGAAGACCTCCGCCACCTGCTGAAACAGAAGCGCGCCTACGCGCCCGACCTGCTGACGCCCTCCGAGAAAGCCATGCTGGCCCGCAAGGCGCTCCCCTCCCGCATCTGGATGGCCACCGGCAAGAAGCTCTACAACTTCATCACCCGCCGCCTGATGAACTGGTCCGACGGCGAAGGCACCGAGGACCGCATCGAGCGCGACGGCCCCGCCCTCCGCGCGGCCCTCCTCTCGAACGACAGGGTGCATGACGTGGCCCTCTGCACCTTCGCGCTGCCGGCCAAGGGCGTCGGCCTCTACGCCTTCGTCGAAACCGACCTGCCGGAACCCGACCTCCGCGCCCTCGCCCCCGAGCCGAAGCCCGACCACATCCAGCCCGTCGCCGCCCTGCCGCGCCATCCCGACGGCACCCCGCGCATGGATGCGCTCAGCCTCGTCGCCACCAACCGGCTCGACGAACTCGAAGAGATGCAAAAAGCCGACCCCGCCCTCGCGGCGACCCTGAAACCGATCGTGACCGCCCGCCTGAACCTGACGGATCGCTCACGCTGACGCACCCCACACCGAGAGACCACCCCGATGGATCAGCCATTTCATGGAACGTTCGAGCCGAGCCTCCTGCCCAAGGGCGGGCTGACCAAGCCCACGCTCTGTGTGGAACTGGCCTATCCGGACCGGCTTGAGAAAGCCTGGTTGACCCAACTCGTGATCCAGGACGAAGGCTCACTGCCAGTCCATCCGGGTGACAAGGTGGAGGTCGTCGCGACGATTGCCTCCGACGCCTTCAGGCGCGAAGTTGCCCAGCGCAGGGGAACCCTCACCGTCAAACACGGACCCCACGTCGTCGGCAGCCTGGTCATCACCCCGGTAGGGTAAGGCCCCGATCCCGCTCTCGCTGACGCACCGACGTAATACCGACAAAATACCGACGTTATACCGACGTCGATTTTCCCTTTAACCCTTGGCTTTGCAGAGGTCCGGCCAAGATGACCGATGAAACCTCTGATCGCCACCATTTAACGCAGATTAACGCGGACGCCCGGCAACAGGGTACCCTTTCACCCCGGGTCATCCCCGATGACCGACAGAGAGGGAACTCACCATGAAAAAGACAGTCTTAGCCACCGCATTCCTAGCCGGACTGACCGCCACGCAGGCCCTCGCCGAAGATCCGCTGGGCCGCGCGGAATACATGACCGCCTGCGCCGGTTGCCACGGCGAATCCGGCAAGGGCGACGGCCCGCTGGCCGGGTTGCTCAATATCCAAACCCCCAGCCTCACCACCATCACCGGCACCAAGGGCGACGGAGAATTTCCAATGGAATGGGTGATTTGGATGATCGACGGCCGCAACATCATCCGCGCCCACGGCGCCGAAATGCCGGTCTGGGGCGACCGCTACCTCGCCAGCGCCGAAGTCTCCGAAGCCGAAAGCGAAACGCCGGAATCCGAGGAACTGGTGGTCCGCGGCCGCATCCTGTCGCTGGCCTACTACCTTGAATCCATTCAGGAATAAGCACCGTCAGCTTGCTTGAAAATGGCAGGGCGCCCTAGAACGGCGCCTTCGCCCGAAACGTCATTCCCGCACCCCCGTCCGGATGCCTCAGCCGCAACTCTTCCGAATGCAGCATCAGCCGGGGAAATTCCCGCGCCGCCCCCTCCGCATAGAACGGGTCGCCCAGGATCGGATGGCCCAAAGCCAGCATATGCACCCGCAGCTGATGGCTCCGCCCCGTCTTCGGCATAAGCCTCACCCGCGTTTCGTCTTCCCCGTACCGCTGCACCCGCCAATCTGTCACCGCGGGCTTGCCCGTCTCGTGGCAGACCATCTGTTTCGGCCGGTTCGGCCAGTCCACGATCAGCGGCAGGTCGACCGTGCCCTTCCGCGGCTCCAACCGCCCCCAAACCCTTGCCACGTATGTCTTTTTCGTCTGTCGCTTCTCGAACTGAAGACCCAGGTGCCGCTGCGCGTGGGGGCTCAATGCGAAGATCATGACGCCCGATGTATCCCGGTCCAGCCGGTGCACCAGAAGCGCCATCGGATAGGCCTCCTGCACCCGTGACAGCAGGCAATCCGCCAGGTGCTCGCCCTTCCCCGGCACCGACAAAAGCCCCGACGGCTTGTCGACCACGACGATCTCGTGATCCTCGTGCAGCACCTTGATCGGGTCGGTGGGCGGGGCGTATTCATCCATGCCGCCCGCTTACACCACCCGCCGCCCCGAGGCCACACCGCGCCGGAAAACCGCTGGACCCCGCCAGCCCCTTCCCTATGCTTCTCCAAAACCCGACACCCGACAGGATACCCCATGCCCCCCACCGACGTCATCGTCATAGGCGCCGGCGCCGCCGGTCTGGCCGCGACGGAAGCCCTTGGTTCGCTTGGAAAAACAGTCACCTGCATCGAGGCCGGATCGCGCATCGGCGGGCGGGCTTTCACCGACACCGAGACCTTCGGCATCCCCTTCGACCGCGGCGCGCACTGGCTCCATAACGGCGCCATCAACGCCTTCATCGACAAGGGCAAGGCGCTCGGGCTCGATGTCTACCCGGCGCCGAACCATGCCGTCACCGCCGGCGACGACCCCGACGGAACGGCGCTTTGGGCCGAGGTCGACGCCATCAGCGACGCCATGCGCCGCGAGGCCGAAGCGGGCAACGACATCGCCTTGTCCAACCTCTTCAAGCCCTTGGCCGACTGGTCCTTCAGCGCCGCGATGATGCACATCCTGCCCATGGGCCGGAACCTGCACGAGATCTCGACGAGGGATTTCGCCGATTACCAGGAAAGCCCCGACTGGTTCTGCCGCCAGGGCTACGGCACCCTCGTCGCCATGAACGCCGCCGACGTGCCCGTGACCCTCAACACCCAAGCCACCCGCGTGACCACCACGGCCGACGGCGTCGAAGTCGAAACA from the Roseovarius indicus genome contains:
- a CDS encoding serine/threonine protein kinase, which produces MSPAPDISQARFRPETVHKRDVFSETVSGTLDGVEDFPVVLRKLDGVPLWAKPLAWALARREIRGLRAVQGIEGCPVLVRVDRTGLLRSWTKGTPLHLAKPTDAAWYKDAKRLLREMRRAGVTHNDIAKPQNWLMTPEGRAAVIDFQLASVHRHRGRLFRTMAREDLRHLLKQKRAYAPDLLTPSEKAMLARKALPSRIWMATGKKLYNFITRRLMNWSDGEGTEDRIERDGPALRAALLSNDRVHDVALCTFALPAKGVGLYAFVETDLPEPDLRALAPEPKPDHIQPVAALPRHPDGTPRMDALSLVATNRLDELEEMQKADPALAATLKPIVTARLNLTDRSR
- a CDS encoding c-type cytochrome, which gives rise to MKKTVLATAFLAGLTATQALAEDPLGRAEYMTACAGCHGESGKGDGPLAGLLNIQTPSLTTITGTKGDGEFPMEWVIWMIDGRNIIRAHGAEMPVWGDRYLASAEVSEAESETPESEELVVRGRILSLAYYLESIQE
- a CDS encoding RluA family pseudouridine synthase, whose translation is MDEYAPPTDPIKVLHEDHEIVVVDKPSGLLSVPGKGEHLADCLLSRVQEAYPMALLVHRLDRDTSGVMIFALSPHAQRHLGLQFEKRQTKKTYVARVWGRLEPRKGTVDLPLIVDWPNRPKQMVCHETGKPAVTDWRVQRYGEDETRVRLMPKTGRSHQLRVHMLALGHPILGDPFYAEGAAREFPRLMLHSEELRLRHPDGGAGMTFRAKAPF